DNA from Dasypus novemcinctus isolate mDasNov1 chromosome 19, mDasNov1.1.hap2, whole genome shotgun sequence:
GGGCAAGTGACCCGAGAGAGCCAGCAAGGAGAAAGCCAGGTGTCTTTCAGGACCTAGCCCCAGAGGCCGATGCCTTCACCTCCAAGTAGCTTCCTGGGTCCACAGCTCAGTCCTAGTGGCAGGGGACCGGCAGGTGCAACCCCAGGGCTGAGACCCGGGGCGGGGGCATCTGCAGGGCTGGCGGCCGCTCCCCCTTGCCCGTTTCCTTAGTTGTAAAATGGGGACCACCACCCATCCCTCAAGAGTTGCTGGGTGCTCCCAACAAGAGGAGTCGAGGAGGGAGGTGGGCACGGAGCCTGGCACGCGCTAACCCCTCACCAGTGGCCCCACCGCCAGCTCCAACAAAAGCTGGATGGACAGACCCGCCAGATGGTGCAGGGCAGGCCCTTTCTTCCAGCAAATGACGGCGGGACCAGAGCATcacctttttattttagttttttcctcCTTAAAGGTTTTAAACACCTAATTTATTCCATCCATTAGATAGATTTTGTAGATTTAATCATTTTCACAGTTGGTGGCTCATTGGATACTCAAGATAAACTCCAAATGAAAGTATAATGgtgaggacaaatgagttttcacACCACAATGGCAGAAACTTGCTTGGGCAGAGAGTTTAGAAGGAACAAAAATACATACAGATATAATTTTTTCTCCCCCGGCAGCCGCTTTTGCTGACTGTAGTAGGTTACCACAGTTAATTTCACCAGTtttgttcatctgtaaaattgcATAAAAGTGACATTTTTGTGCTCATTATAGCAACTGCTGATTTATGGCTGGCAAATGAAGAGctggtccctttttttttttgcaggactCTCCAAGCGGCGCTAAGTGCCCATGAAATTGCTTGTATAATGTAGTTTAAATCCAATCTTGGAGAAAGATGCCCCCACTGGCCAAAGGGACATTTCCGTTCTCCACATGGAGTGTATTTTAGGCCACTTAGGAGGGGgccgccccaggcaggggcccACGGCCCGCCCAGGTTAGGTCAGAGGGTGGAGGGCGCTGCCCAGGTCGGCCCGCAGCCCCTCTGCCTGGAGCAGCGGGCACGAGCCCCCGCAGGCCGCAGCTGCCCCCCagggcccccggcccccaggcAGGGCTTCTCCGCCACGGCACATTAGGGGCCGCCTGTGCCCTGGAGGCTGCTGAGCACCAGCCCTGGCCACTGCCCACCAGTTGCCCGTAATAGCCCCCCGCTGGCTGTTGTCACACCCAAAAGCGTCTCAACATTGCCCAGTGTCCCGCGGGGGGCAGAGCAGCCCTACGGTGAAGGCGGGGCACCCAGCGCTCACGAGACCCTCCCTGCCTTCCCCGGCCCGCCCACGGCCTCCCCCCACACCCGCTCTGGACCCGCCCTTACTCTGAATTATTTTCAGTTCCTACCCTGGACATGCTTCCACGCCTCTGGAAAACCTGAAATATGTTCTCTCCCTGCTCCCCATCTCTCTGAGAGCCTCTGGGCGGGGTGCCACTTCTTCCCGAAAGCTGTGTCCGAAGCCCCCTCCCTGGCTCCCCCAGCTGCCTCTGCCTCCCCCACCACAGCACACATTTGCTCAGATTAGCCATGAGCCCGTGAGGGTCCTGGAGTGAGGCTCGGAGCTGACGGGGCTgtggctgtgtggccttggagcTGGTGGGGAGCCACAGTGCCAGCAGAGGGGGCAGGCGTCAGCAGGAAGGGGTGGTGCCAGCAGGGGGCGGTGCCAGAAGGAAGGGGCAGTGCCAGAGGGAGGGCAATACAAGCcctcggcccccccgcccccgcaagGCCTGCGCCGTCCAACGAGGAGGACCCAGCACTCACGCCTAGAGAGCATCCACTTGTGCTCGCCACTCCCACCATCTCAATGCCACCCCCAGAAgcagcagatgaggaaactgaggctcagatggGTGTCACCTTCCTCCAGCCTCTCCTGGGCCCCTGGGCACGGTCATTCTTCGAGGCTGCCCCGCAGACCTGGCACAGTCGTTACCCTCATcccacaggtggggaaactgaggctcagttgGACTAAAACTTGCCCAGGGTGGCACAGCCAGGACTCCACGGACCCAGGCCTGGCTGGCTTCACATGTGCCTCCTGCAGCAGCCCCTTCTCCACCCCGCCGAGCAGAGTCCTGGGCGGAAGAAGGGGCTGCCCACCTGTGCCCTGCCTCCCCTGCCGTGGGGGCCAGTTGTGCCCCGACAGTGGGGACGGTCAGCCTGTCACCCAAATTACAACCCCCAGCCCACGCTGACAGCTCACAAAAAGAGGCGCTGGCCTTGCAGGTGGCGGCGGGGTCACCCCTGCTCTCACCTGCCTCTTCCCTGAGGAGCACAGGTGAGCGCAGGAGGGAAAGGTCCCGCCGGCCCGGACCCCTCCCCGTGTCCTCAcgcccccctccccacagcaGGTCACCATCCTCCCACTTTACAGACAAGGAACAGAAGGAAGGGGTGCCCAGAGCACGTGCGAGAGTAAAGACGGGTGGGGAGAGTGAAGACTCAGGCGCCACCCCGGATGCTCCCCCAGCAGAGCCCGCTGCCTGTTGGCAACCGGGGCACTGTGTACACTCGGACACCCCCAGCTCCAACACCCAGATGCCTGTCGGCAGGAGGAAGGAGGACTAAACAGTGGCGCGTTGGCGTAGGGAGGAGCAAACACCTGCACACGCGGTGACCCGGTGACCCTCCCGAAACCAGCGAGCCCCGGGCGCAGCCGGGCCCTGAGGCTAGAAGCTGGGCTGGCGGTCACGCCGGGGCTTAGTGGCCGAGCTGGCCGTCGCCGCGCGGGTGTGCTCCACTGCGCACGCTCCTCGAGCTCATGGCGTGTGCGGCGCCCTTGGCGCGCTTTACGCTTTTCTAACTTTATTCTGTGCATTTAATCATtgaaaagacaaaccaaaacTCAAGAAAACAGTTGGATAAGAACATCCATCTCATACTTTACATTTTGGTAAAAAGGTTAAAAGTCGAGCGGGCACGACCCAAGGAGCTAGTGAGCGAAGGGAGCGCAAAGGAGAGGGGTGGCCCCGGGAGGGGGGTTGGGGCTGTGGCTCACCCGTGCTCTCCCCGCCTCCGTGTCCCTGCAGGCGACACGGCGGCTGGCGCCATGCATTCCTCCCGCTACCCGAGCCCGGCCGAGCTGGACGCCTATGCCGAGAAGGTGGCCAACAGCCCGCTCTCCATCAAGATCTTCCCCACCAACATCCGCGTGCCCCAGCACAAGCACCTCGGCCGCACCGTCAACGGCTATGACACCAGCGGCCAGCGCTACAGCCCCTACCCGCAGCACGCCGCCGGCTACCAGGGCCTGCTGGCCATCGTCAAGGCCGCCGTCTCCTCCTCCCACGGGGCCGCGCCCGCCGGGCCTGCCAAAAGCATGCTCAAGAGCGCAGAGGGCAAGCGGACCAAGCTGTCGCCGGCCGCCGTGCAGGTGGGCATCGCGCCCTACCCGGCGCCCAGCGCCCTGGGGCCCCTAGTCTACCCCAAGCCGCCAGAGGCACCCGTGCCGCCCCCCGGCCTGCCCGCGGCCGCCACCGCCGCCTCCGTCGTGCCCTTGCCCGGCCGCGGCCTGCCCCTGCCGCCGTCCAACCTGCCCTCCATCCACAGCATCCTCTACCAGCTCAACCAGCAGTGCCAGGTCCCAGGCACGGCGCCCGCAGCCTGCCAGGCCGTGGccgtcccccaccccagcccggcCCAGCACGGCCCCGTGCCCAGCTTCCCCGGCGTGGCCTACTCGGCCGCCGGGCTGCCCGACTGCCGCAAGGGCACCGAGCTGGGCGCCGGCGCCACGGCGGCCTTGACGTTGGCCGGGGCCGCCAAGCCCGCGGGCTACGCGGACGGCGGCCTGGATTACCTGCTGTGGCCGCAGAAGCCGCCCCAGCCGCTGCGCGCCTACGGCGGGGGCACAGGGGCCAGCAAGTCCCCCGAGGCGTGCGGGGGGCGGGCGTATGAGCGGGCCAGCGGGTCGCCCCTCAACTGCGGCGTGGGGCTGCCCGCCGGCTTCGCCGTGGGCCAGTACTTCGCTGCCCCCTGGAACACCGTGCTGGTGACCCCCACCAGCGACTGCTACAAccctgcggcggcggcggcggtggcggtGACGGAGCTGGGGCCGGGGGCGGCCCGGGAGCTGGCGGGGCCCCCCGCGGACGCCCTCGCGGGCCTGCCCAGCAAGAGCACGTGCAACACGTCGGTGCTGAGCAGCAGCCTGCAGTCGCTGGAGTATCTCATCAACGACATCCGGCCGCCCTGCATCAAGGAGCAGATGCTGGGCAAGGGCTACGAGACGGTGGCCGTGCCCCGGCTCCTGGACCACCAGCACGCCCACATCCGCCTGCCCGTCTACAGATAAGGCCCGGCGGGCGCCGGGATGGATGGACGGGACGCCGGGAGGGGAGGCGAGCCGCAGAGCAGGGAGGGCGGTTCGCGGGCGCCCCCGAGTGCCCACAGGCACCCGCGGGGAAGCCAGGCCGGCCGCAGGCACAGCGCTACCCCGCGTGGGGGAGGCAGGGCCACCTTGTGCACcgacacccccaccccacccggctGCCCCCGGCCAAGGGCGGGCCCAGGGCAGCCGCTGACGTCTGCACCTTCGCCCGCCCCGGCTGGCAGGGCAGGGAGCGAGGGACCACTTGAAATTGGGAATGGTTCCCTGGCTCTCCCGAGAGAGGCTCGGGCGGGCTGGGATGCGGGGAAGAAACGTGAAGCTCTGGAGTTGGGGCGGGGTCAGAGCagccccccggggggggggggacagaggGGTGGGTCCCTTCCCCCCCAGAGCCCCCAGCCTCTGCAGAAAGGAGCAAAGTGGTCCTATAGGAAGTCATCGGGTCCACACTGGCCCCTAATGGCCAGTCCAGGTCAAGACCACTCTGGTAGAAGCCCCAGGGACTACCTGTCCCCCCAGCCCATGCCCCCCAATTCTTTCTTAACACAGACTCACACCCCCATCCCCCTTCTCCAAACCCAAGACCACTACCTTTCCCCCTCCAGTATATCTCACAGGGCTGCCGGGCACAGTTGTGCAAGCTGCACACTGCACAAGGGTACCTCATCCAAGAGGACGCCACTCACATCCTAGGCTTGTATATTTATTAAGACAATTTCCTGCATCTTGAGGAAGGGGCGCTATTTTCACAATCGCACAAAGGCGCTAGCAATGGGTCCTCTGTCCCAGCCCATTCAGAGGGACCCTACCCTGCTTTGGGGGTCTCCTGGGAGCTGGCAAGGGGTGACTGACTGGCTCTAGCTGGGGGGACCCCCTCTGACTCCTTCCCTGCGGACCACCCTCCCAGGCCCCCTCACACCAGGCGGGGCAGGCAGGCAGGGGTGCCCTCACtaaggccctgagccccaacccCCCAAGTCCcgtgcccacccccagcccctcggTGGCGCCCCGGAAGCGGTACTGTATCTCTCTCCAAGGCCTGTTCAAGCACTAAGTGCATTTACAAATCTCtgagaatgtttttttttatacTAAAATTGACCATTATATTCTACTGTGAGAAGTGCAGTCTGCActatattgttttaaaagcaaagagaaagaaaaaaaaaaaaaaggaaaacacagatgGCGTCTCAGCTGTCGGACTGTTCTGGAGCTCCGGTGTTGCTTTTCTCGCTTCCTCCCCTCGGGAGTCAAACGGGCTCGCCCCTCCCTCGCCGCCGGGACCCCGGGCACCTCCTGGGCGCCGAGCACTTGGCTGCGGGGTTTCTTGGCCTATCCTGGCGCGGCGGGGCAGCGGCGGGGCCGGTGTAAGCCCTCGGGCTTGCGGTGCTGCCCCTGCCCCGTCACTAAATCCCCTCCCGGCGCCGCCTCTGTGCCCGGCACATGCCAGGCGTCCACGGGGGCTGTGTGGCGAGGAGTCGGGCCAGGTGGCTGGCCAGCAGCCACCTCCCCGGACGGCCCCGGCCAGGCCAGATGCCCCAGCACACACAGGCGGGTCCCTGCGTCTTCTGGAGCCATCCCTGCCACACAGAGCTCAGCAGTTATCAGTCACTTTCGGTGCTTCCAGCATTTTCACATGTGCTGGGTCTCACAGGAGCTTCACAGTGTCCTTGTTAGGGGAGGGTATCCAAAAAGAAGCAAATGTCGCCCAGAGACGGGAAGCGacctgcccaaagtcacacagcaattCCGTGGCAGAATTGGGATTCACACCCCACAGCGTGGACTCTCACACCTCGTCCTGCCTTCACCTCCCCGCTCTTTCCCCATGGACTGCCAGCCCAATATCGGGGAGGTGGGGGGCCCGGGAGCCGCTGTTCCCACGCACAGCCCTGGCTGGCCATATGGTGGAAGCAGAGGGGGCGTCCCGAGTGCAGCCCTGCGGTGTGGCCTTTGATGCCCACCTCCCTACGTCCAGGCCCCCCAGGTCTAGCAGGTACGTCCCCAGGGGTGTGCCGCCTCCCAGGGACCCACACATGggggaggaaacagaggcccggGAGGGCTGTCCAGGGCCGGCCTCATTCCCCGCCCTTCTGTGCTGCAGCAGGAGCCAGGCCCACGCCCAGCCCCAGGGAGCGAGCTGGGAAAGTCTAAGCCGCGGAAGTCATAGGGACGCCCGGCAGTTGGCCACAGGCTTTTCTGACCTCATTTGATTCTTAGAACCCCCTGATCTggaccataatttaaaaaaaatcccccCGCACCCccaaagtggatttggctcaacggatacagcatccacctaccacatgggaggtccgcggttcaaaccccgggcctcctgacccgtgtgcagctggccatgcgcagtgctgatgcgcgcaaggagtgctgtgccacacgggtgtccctcgcataggggagccccacgtgcaaggagtgcgccccacaaagaGCTGCCCcgcgcgaaaaaagcgcagcccgcccaggagtggagccgcacacacggagagctgatgcagcaagatgacgcaacaaaaaaagacagattcctggtgctacctacaaaaatataaggggacacagaagaacacacaacgaatcgacagagagcaggcaactgggggggagggggagaaataaattttttaaaaatctaaaaaaaaaaattcacccccattttacaggggaGGACAATCTGAGAAATGGCCACAAGGATGGTAGCAGGGAGCCAGGTCTCTGGCCCCAGGCCCTGTGTCGCAGGTCAGGCTGCCTGGGGACCCTCAGTCCTtccccctcgccccgcccccagcacacACGCAGCCCACCCAGCTCGGCAGTCACAGCACCCAGGGCAGCCCCGGAGGCCaaggagccccacaggcaagtgTGCAGCCTCAGAAGTGAGCGAGGCCAGGGTGCGAATCCTACCACTACCGCCGCGGGCGACCCTGGACCAGGCCGTCCCGCTTGTTCAGAACCAGAGATGGAATTCCAGGAGACGGAGCACTTGGGGGCGCAGCAGGGCTGAGGCTGGGCAGTGGCCTGGGGCTCGGCTCTTCCCAGGGGCCACCAGCACGTCCACCCACGCTGGAGCCTCTCTCTGGGCCAAGGACTCCGTCTACACTCCTGGGAAACCTCTCACTTGCCACAGGGGGCTCTACATGCATGGCAGTGGGGACGGTCAGGCCTGGCCCGGAGAGCCCAGCTAGAGTTcttgccctgagcctcagtttccccatctggggCCCAGGCGGCTGATCTCAAAGGGCCTTCCAGGGTAGCCATGCCTGCATGCCACCGCCCTGCCCTTTTACAGTCACCTTTGCTTCCCACATCggaggggcagggcaggtggCAACGACGCTATCAGCCCACCGTCCCCGCAAGCCCCACAGGTGGCGGCTCCACGCCGTGGTCCCCAGTACCCCACAGGTAGCTCCACGTCGCAGGTGAGGCTGGCGGGCCAGGCAGGTGCAATCCCTTAATCCAGCTTCCCCGGCCGAGGACGGAGAAGCGGCTGGGACGGAACACAGCCTGCCTGTATCTGAGCCTCCGCCACGCAGAGGCTCCCCAACAGCCCCGCACCCCCAAATGGGGCGTCTTGGGCGTCAGCACCGAGGCCCAGCCCTGGGACCCCAGTCTGGGCCACCAGGGCTTCCTGCTGAGTGATGGAGGCCGAGGGGCGAGCCCCACACCTGCCCAGGCCCCAAACCTTTGTTTGTCGTTTACATTTAAATCAATCTCCAGCTCTGGCTCCAGGGCCCCCACCTCCTCCCGTTTAACTGTCTTGGGCCCACCCACCCCCTCGAGCTGACCTGTCCGATCCGGTTGCCATCGGTGGCAGGCACGTAGCCTCGGCTGTCGTCTCGCTGTCCTAACTAGTGGATGATGACCCCGTCTTGCGGAATAGACGCTGCCCGCTCAGCTGGGCATCGGGACCCGCGAGAGGAGGTCGCTCACCTTTCCTCGGCAGCGCCCCGTTTCCTCGACTCGTGTCCAGGCCTTGGGAGCACCCTCCCCATTTCTGGGAAGATGAAACCGAGTCAAGCTCGAACCCCAGGGCTGAACTTCGAACCCGCCACCTCCACCTCTGGCTGCTCAGCTCCCAGGTCCCTGCGCAGGCGCCTGTGCGCCCTGAGGGCTCTCAAGGGGTGCGTGGGGGCGTGTGGGGGGTGCTCTCCTGGCAGCCGGAAGCTGGGGCCCGGGCGGCAAGCCGGGCGGGAGGTCTTGTGTTTGAATGCCCACCCTCAGCAGCTCGCCAGccaggcagggggcggggaggaggaagggaaactGGCCTCAGCAGCTGCGGGCTCCCCAGGTGACCCTCAGCGCGACAGAGGGGTGCCACGTCAGAAGGGCGGGCCGGCAGGGTGGCCTAGTGATTGCAGAGCCGGGCAGATCTGGTTCGAATCCTGACGCCACCGCGCAGGGGCGTGGCCTCGGGCAAATGATACCCCACCCACCCTGGAGTCTCCAATTTACCGCCAGGAAAATGGAGCTAAGATCACACAGAATGTACCACGTGGCATGGGACATCGGTGATCAGTGGCCAAAAGCCCTGCAGAGCCCAGCAGGTAGAAGATGCACCACAGAGATAGGTGTGTGATTACCATCGTCACCTAGGCTGGCACTGACCCAAGACCTGCACCCTGGAAAGTGGGTTTCTGGGTGAAAAAGAGTTTGAGAAACATGCACATTCCATTCCTCCACCCCGCCCCTAGAGGCACAAATTGTATTTTCATATAAAAGGCTCTGAAAAGTCCTGCAGGCAACATATGCTTTGAACTTTGTTTAACCCAGCATTcccctaactttttttttccttaaatgcgattttgaaatcatttcaggacagttgcaaaaataacacaaaacccatgcagagaactccagcataccccACCCCATATATGCAGATCTGCCAGTTTTACATTCTGCCACATCTGCTGTACCATTCTAGCCATCCAGCCCTCTGTTTAttccccaactttttttttaccaccagatttttgtttctattaacatcccaaggaacaaacaACCCCAGGAAACAGAGTCTGACCTCTTGTGTGTcaactggggaaactgaggcccaaggagTGGGGGCTCACCTGTCCAAGGATTCACAGTGAGTTTGGGGCAAAGCAAGAACTGGAGGCCTCACCTGACCTGGAGTCGGTGACCTCATGTCTCGGGCTACCGCACGGTAATCGGACTTTGTCCACGCTATTGAACTAGGCCCATATTAGGGAGATGAAGCCTTAATTTTAGAAGTGGGGATGAGTGCCCCTTATTttgtaaatgagaaaactgaggttcagagagggggCACAGCTTGCCTGAGGGCACACAGCAACTTGGCCCTCGAATTTGGGCTTTCTTAGGACCGTCTAGGCAAACTTCTCTCATTCTAGGAGATGTTTCCTGACTCCTACACAGCCTCAGCGCACACCTCAGGGACGCTTAAGCCGGAGACGGAAACGAGTCCCCAGGTTCCAAGTTTCCCTTGGTCCGCTCCTTAGGAGGGCCCTGGTGTGACCACAGCGGCCCCTGGTGGCCAAACTCGGGGACCTGGAGCGGGCCAAAGGCAGATCTGTAGTTTCCAGTGGGTTCATCCCAAACTGATAGGGGCTGGAGAGTGAGGAAGACTCTCACGTCTCTGAGGACCTTGAGGTGCAGAAGGGGCCCCGGGTTCGAGTCTCAGCCCCACCCCAACCTCCCCTGTCCTCACTTGTCAGAAGCCGTGACGCTGCTGTGGAGAAATGGAAGGTGGACCCGCTTCAGAGCTGccaaaaatgcaaagcaaaaaacaaaaacgaaagcAAAACCAGCTTTCCTCCTAAGACAGAGTTCACGTCCTGGCTGCACCATGTCGAGgctgtgtccttgggcaagtgcATGTACTTCACTGGGCCTCACTGGCTTCATCTGCAAAACAGGGGTGAAAATTCATACTTGCGTCTGCATGATTTTGGCTGAATAACCAAAAAACATAACTCaattgagaaataaattttattatcttgaatAATCATAAGAAGGCTTAAGGTAGGAGAGCCCCAGGATTGGTATAACCAAGGACACATGTCTTTTCCATCTTGGGCTGCTGAGCCCCCCTCATAGTCACAAAGTGGCTGCCATGGTTCCAGACATCACAGCCAGACCCGAAAACAGCCAGTAAAGGAGAGGGCAGTTTCTTCCTGGGTGCGTGTCTCTTTCAATGATCCAAGAAACTTTTCCCAGAACCTCCCTCCGCCAGCAGACTTCTGCTCTTATGGGTCTGAACTGGGTGACATGGCTATTCCGAAACTGACACCTAGTGAGGGGGATGGAGTAATGGTGCTTGGCtcagggaagaggaggagagcGGAGAAGCCTGAATAAAATCAGGTGCGGTGACtaaggaaggaaaaggggacgTGGCCGCTGGGGAGGCAACAACACGGGTCTCTAAGCTCCCGCTCCCACTCGGTGCCTAACATCCTTGTTCAtt
Protein-coding regions in this window:
- the FAM222A gene encoding protein FAM222A, with translation MLACLQRTQNPPGQHLACPSKSLELRKCDTAAGAMHSSRYPSPAELDAYAEKVANSPLSIKIFPTNIRVPQHKHLGRTVNGYDTSGQRYSPYPQHAAGYQGLLAIVKAAVSSSHGAAPAGPAKSMLKSAEGKRTKLSPAAVQVGIAPYPAPSALGPLVYPKPPEAPVPPPGLPAAATAASVVPLPGRGLPLPPSNLPSIHSILYQLNQQCQVPGTAPAACQAVAVPHPSPAQHGPVPSFPGVAYSAAGLPDCRKGTELGAGATAALTLAGAAKPAGYADGGLDYLLWPQKPPQPLRAYGGGTGASKSPEACGGRAYERASGSPLNCGVGLPAGFAVGQYFAAPWNTVLVTPTSDCYNPAAAAAVAVTELGPGAARELAGPPADALAGLPSKSTCNTSVLSSSLQSLEYLINDIRPPCIKEQMLGKGYETVAVPRLLDHQHAHIRLPVYR